One genomic window of Augochlora pura isolate Apur16 chromosome 5, APUR_v2.2.1, whole genome shotgun sequence includes the following:
- the LOC144470586 gene encoding uncharacterized protein LOC144470586 isoform X1, with protein MKFLKCLVPVVLLLSAEKCNATPGLLGQIAANHGINLDPLGLFNKGNRASSSAQSFGTNFNLGPLSISSSSSLASASAGGEGAGSANAKANSQSFAGSGSAGANAEASAIANAQGVGGSPGPYYVPYTGGAYNDGYNSYGQRGNRHHGGNAGAQSIADANYGAQVVGANAGANANYGAQVGANAGANADAGGAYAGAQAGAAHGGSYAGASAGAGSGAASNANANTNANTNVNTNVNTNVNTNVNTLANTNANANTNANTNVNTNVNTIVNTNTGTRVPINYYPSGNFHANAGANAVSNDALNAIPERQISPYNPSVVQGPPIYPGHHRESEVVSVPFPSQRPYPRPDVIIQQYPPPRPIPPPHNDGDTVMIPVVVVDGPPYGRPMPRPRPMHRPKPKYEPWEIVVIESTEPQGQAGGLGKGGYYGPTGQQPIGAGNIYPSGLSGANANANAIATANANANVGANGANGVRYTNVPGYNQQGQYPTGSGSYPIGSGNPFLGGSAQANAAANAAANSNANGNGYPGSTGLVQNPGYYGTSDVPAPNPGIGGSNPFLSGGGQAAANANANANAGSIAGSTAQQQHPFLNNGAPAYEDTNGLVKPGLEHVVINEGSLANANAAASANSQGKVNPIPTSYPGQITAPGKYVVPQPEYNQPPQLIPTAVIPVEPTIVVKVPTAGQIPVKGGPLYRPTGPIYGSGSAGAKANAGSIASNGYGGNGGAGYPGAGLTITSPSAPGYGQNGGSSGANANANAAANSGSSGIGASGPSYPGSGLGGLNLGGSSGANANANAAANGGSSGIGASGPSYPGSGLGGLNLGGSGGAGANANAAANGGSSGIGASGPGYPGSGLGGLNLGGSAGADANANAAANGGSSGIGASGPGYPGSGLGGLNLGGSGGANANANAAANGGSSGLGITGSRYPGSVFGGSGAANANSNAAANSGSTDFGISGSGYPGSNLGGSSGANANAKAVANSGSSAFGGSGSGYPGSNLGGSNFGGSGSANAKADASAIAGSSTGQNVKGAGRPGIYGQGSFGSPNSGLSNAVANANSNSFASGGSASSSSKSSAYSSGSGSANANAQSSSNAVSSGNRSSASSYASAIANTEDMLIFSN; from the exons ATGAAGTTCTTGAAGTGTCTTGTGCCGGTGGTGTTACTTCTGTCTGCTGAAAAATGTAACGCAACACCCG GTCTACTCGGACAAATAGCAGCAAACCATGGTATCAACTTGGATCCGTTAGGACTCTTTAACAAAGGGAACCGGGCGTCGAGCAGCGCGCAATCGTTCGGTACCAACTTTAATCTGGGACCTCTTTCCAtttcatcgtcatcgtcattaGCATCGGCCTCCGCCGGCGGCGAAGGTGCTGGTTCAGCCAATGCCAAAGCGAATTCCCAATCCTTTGCTGGGTCTGGATCTGCCGGAGCAAACGCTGAAGCCTCGGCGATCGCTAATGCTCAAg GTGTAGGTGGTTCTCCTGGACCATACTACGTTCCGTACACCGGCGGCGCCTACAATGATGGTTATAACAGTTACGGTCAACGTGGTAATCGTCATCACGGTGGTAATGCCGGTGCACAGTCGATTGCGGACGCGAATTACGGTGCGCAAGTCGTCGGTGCTAATGCAGGAGCGAACGCAAATTACGGAGCACAAGTCGGTGCAAATGCAGGAGCAAACGCCGACGCGGGTGGTGCATACGCTGGCGCTCAAGCTGGCGCTGCACACGGCGGTTCGTACGCAGGTGCATCTGCTGGAGCAGGCTCTGGCGCCGcctcgaacgcgaacgcgaacaccAACGCGAACACCAACGTGAACACGAACGTAAACACGAACGTGAACACGAACGTGAACACATTAGCCAACACGAACGCGAATGCGAATACCAACGCCAACACGAACGTGAACACGAACGTGAACACCATCGTGAACACGAACACTGGCACGAGAGTACCGATCAACTACTACCCCTCTGGGAATTTCCACGCTAACGCTGGTGCTAATGCGGTCTCTAATGACGCATTGAACGCGATTCCCGAGAGACAAATCTCTCCGTACAATCCTAGCGTGGTTCAAGGACCGCCGATCTACCCGGGCCACCATAGAGAATCAGAGGTGGTGTCCGTTCCCTTTCCCAGTCAAAGACCCTATCCGAGACCGGATGTGATCATCCAACAGTATCCGCCACCTCGGCCAATCCCACCGCCGCACAACGACGGAGACACGGTGATGATACCTGTGGTCGTTGTAGACGGTCCACCGTACGGCAGACCCATGCCCAGACCGAGACCGATGCACCGCCCGAAACCAAAGTACGAGCCATGGGAGATCGTCGTGATCGAGAGCACGGAGCCGCAAGGCCAAG CAGGTGGACTCGGTAAAGGAGGATACTACGGGCCAACAGGACAACAGCCGATCGGTGCTGGCAACATTTATCCGTCGGGGCTATCAGGAGCCAATGCTAATGCCAATGCCATTGCCACTGCTAATGCGAACGCGAACGTCGGTGCCAACGGTGCAAATGGAGTCCGTTACACTAACGTGCCAGGTTACAATCAGCAAGGACAATATCCCACCGGTAGTGGATCATACCCTATCGGATCTGGGAATCCATTCCTCGGCGGTTCGGCTCAAGCCAACGCCGCTGCCAACGCCGCTGCCAACAGCAACGCTAACGGAAACGGTTATCCTGGATCGACGGGTCTTGTGCAAAACCCCGGATACTATGGAACAAGTGATGTCCCTGCCCCTAATCCAGGTATCGGAGGAAGTAATCCCTTCCTGTCTGGAGGAGGTCAAGCAGCTGCCAACGCCAACGCCAACGCCAATGCTGGCTCGATCGCCGGTTCTACGGCACAGCAACAACATCCTTTCCTGAACAATGGTGCTCCAGCCTACGAAGACACCAACGGTCTTGTGAAACCTGGTCTCGAACATGTGGTGATCAATGAAGGAAGCTTAGCTAACGCGAACGCGGCAGCATCAGCTAACAGCCAAGGCAAAGTGAACCCCATTCCTACCTCGTATCCAGGCCAAATCACTGCTCCAGGGAAGTACGTTGTCCCACAACCTGAATATAATCAGCCGCCCCAGCTAATCCCAACTGCGGTGATTCCGGTGGAGCCAACAATCGTTGTAAAAGTGCCGACTGCGGGACAGATACCAGTCAAAGGTGGACCACTTTATAGACCGACCGGACCAATCTATGGGTCGGGATCAGCTGGCGCCAAAGCTAACGCTGGAAGCATCGCGTCCAATGGTTACGGTGGAAATGGCGGAGCCGGCTATCCTGGTGCAGGACTGACCATCACTAGTCCCTCTGCGCCGGGTTACGGGCAAAATGGAGGTTCGTCCGGAGCTAATGCTAACGCCAACGCGGCAGCCAATAGTGGAAGCAGTGGAATCGGCGCTTCTGGTCCCAGTTACCCAGGATCGGGTCTTGGAGGATTGAACCTTGGAGGTTCGTCCGGAGCTAATGCTAACGCCAACGCGGCAGCCAATGGAGGAAGCAGTGGAATCGGCGCTTCTGGTCCCAGTTACCCAGGATCGGGTCTTGGAGGATTGAACCTTGGAGGATCCGGTGGTGCTGGTGCTAATGCCAACGCGGCAGCCAATGGAGGAAGCAGTGGAATCGGCGCCTCTGGCCCCGGTTATCCTGGATCGGGTCTTGGAGGATTGAACCTTGGGGGATCCGCTGGTGCTGATGCTAACGCCAACGCGGCAGCCAATGGAGGAAGCAGTGGAATCGGCGCCTCTGGCCCCGGTTATCCTGGATCGGGTCTTGGAGGATTGAACCTTGGAGGATCCGGTGGTGCTAATGCTAACGCAAACGCGGCAGCCAATGGGGGAAGCAGTGGCCTTGGCATCACTGGCTCCCGTTATCCCGGATCCGTTTTTGGAGGATCCGGTGCAGCTAATGCTAATTCCAACGCGGCAGCCAATAGTGGAAGCACTGACTTCGGCATCTCTGGTAGCGGTTACCCTGGGTCGAACCTTGGGGGATCCAGTGGTGCTAATGCTAACGCCAAGGCAGTAGCCAATAGCGGAAGCAGTGCGTTCGGAGGCTCTGGCAGTGGCTATCCTGGATCAAATCTTGGAGGATCGAACTTCGGAGGATCCGGCAGTGCTAATGCTAAGGCTGATGCTAGTGCCATAGCTGGAAGCTCAACTGGTCAGAATGTGAAGGGAGCCGGCAGACCTGGAATTTACGGACAAG GATCGTTTGGTTCTCCAAACAGCGGTTTATCCAACGCAGTTGCAAATGCCAACTCTAACAGTTTCGCGAGCGGCGGTTCGGCTTCCAGTTCCAGCAAATCTTCGGCGTACTCTTCCGGAAGCGGGTCGGCGAACGCAAACGCGCAATCATCGAGTAACGCTGTATCATCGGGAAATAGGAGTTCCGCATCCAGTTACGCGTCCGCTATTGCGAACACCGAAGATATGCTGATTTTCAGCAACTGA